The window TTTACTTAATTTCATGAAGTTTTTGTCTTGTTAAGGAATAATACAAAGAATAAATAAGCCCCCAATAGCATCGCGAAAAACAACAAGGCCAGATTAAAGTTATAAATAATCATGGCAATCAATGAAAGGCTTGCGATGATCAAAGCAACCATAGGAAACAAAGGATAATAAGGTACTTTAAATGGCCTATCCAATTCTGGTTCATTTTTTCTAAGCTTGAGAAAAGCAAGCATAGATAATATGTATAAACTTAAGGCACCAAATACAGCAATAGTAATTATTTCCCCGGTTTTACCCGTGAATAAAGCAATGATACCGATGATCATATTAAAAATCAGGGCATTGACAGGAGTTTTAAATTTTTTATTCACCGCTCCTATGGCTTTGGGAGCATATCCTACTCGCCCAAATTCAAAGGTGGTACGTCCCGCGGCCAGGATGATCCCATTAAAAGAAGCCACAAGCCCAAAAAGAGCAATAAAGGCCAACAGATGGAAATAGATTTGGTTGTCACCCGTGACTAGTCCCATAGCCAAAGGCAAAGGAGAATCAGAAGCAACGCCTGAATCATCAGGATATACAATGGCTTCCCAGCCACCAACACCAACGGCCGCCATAAAAGTAAGCACACATAAAATAACCAAAGTCAGTAAGGCAAAGCCAAATCCTTTCAAAATATTTTTTTGTGGATTAATGGTCTCTTCAGCTACATTGGCCACACCTTCGATGGCCAGAAAAAACCAAATAGCAAAAGGAATGGCGGCAACTATACCCATGTAGCCATTGGGCAAGGCATTGATTTGAAGGTTTTCTACCCTGAAGGCTGGCAATGTAACACCTGCAAAAAACAACAATCCCAAAACGGCTATTATTGTGATAAATAATTCAAAAGTAGCTGCCACTTGTAGACCTACTATATTTAGACCGGTAAAAATCAAATAAGCAACTATCCCTATCAATAATGCGTCCAACTCAGGGAAAAATATCCCGAAATAAGCTCCTATAGCAGAAGCGATTGCAGGTGGGGCAAAAATAAATTCAATGTTCTGGGACATACCCGCCAAAAACCCAAGGTGTTTTCCCAACCCCCGTTCTGCATAGGAGAAGGCACCTCCGGCTTTGGGAATCGCACAGGCCATCTCCGTGTAACTAAAAGTAAAGGTGATATACATTATAATAATGAAAAAAATGGCGATTCCAGCGCCTAGTGTCCCCCCTTCTGCAAGTCCTAAATTCCATCCAAAATAATTTCCTGATATAACATATCCAACACCCAAACCCCACAACATAAATGGGCCTAATGTCTTCTTTAATTGTTGTTCATTTCCTTTGGATTCTTGATTCATATAAAGTTTACTTTTGGATGAGAAAATGGGCCACGATCAAACTATTCCTAATTTGAAAAAAACCAGTCAGCTAACAATAGTTTGATTTTTTAAAAAAAAGGCCTCCTAAAATTAAAAATTAATTTGAAATAACATGGGATTGATCAAAATTAATTAATGAAAAATATGCCTTTGGAAAAAAATTAGAGGGGATTTTAAGTATTTTCCGAAGAATTAACCTACTTATTAAGACAAGACTAGTATTAAAGGGTTTTTAACTTTTTTCTTTCTCTAATTCAGGTATTAATATTGCATTCGATTAAACTCATTAACCAAATTAGAAAGCCAAAATGTCATTTTTATCTGGCTCAAGTAAAAATGAAGCTCATGCCAAATGATTAATCGGCTTTTCTTTTGAAACTAAAGGAAACTTGATTTATGAGTGATAGGTTTGGTGATGGTAAGGTATTTAAATTCTAAAACCTAAAACAAGCAAAAAATGCATATTGCAATTTCAGGAAATATTGGAAGTGGTAAAACTACATTGGCTTCAAAACTTGCCACACATTATGGTTGGCAAATAGAATTTGAATCAGTTGAAGAAAACCCTTATTTGTCAGACTTTTATGGAGACATGCCAAAATGGGCTTTCCATTTACAAGTTTACTTTCTTCACAGCAGGTTCAATCAGGTAAAACGAATCCAGGCCAGCCCAAATTCCACTATTCAGGATAGAACCATCTATGAAGATTCACACATATTTGCGGCCAACTTATACGAATCAAAATTGATCAACAAAAGAGATTATGAAAATTACAAGATGCTCTACCATTCCATGATAGATTATATCAATCCTCCGGAATTACTGATTTTTTTAAAGGCCGACATTCCTAAATTAGTAGATCAAATTGAGAAAAGAGGTAGGGAATATGAACGTAGCATTCAAATTGCCTATTTAAAAAATCTAAATGACCTCTAC of the Cyclobacterium marinum DSM 745 genome contains:
- a CDS encoding deoxynucleoside kinase produces the protein MHIAISGNIGSGKTTLASKLATHYGWQIEFESVEENPYLSDFYGDMPKWAFHLQVYFLHSRFNQVKRIQASPNSTIQDRTIYEDSHIFAANLYESKLINKRDYENYKMLYHSMIDYINPPELLIFLKADIPKLVDQIEKRGREYERSIQIAYLKNLNDLYEDWISGYRLGKLLVIDVNNMDFVHNPEDFSTIVGKIDREIFGLFN
- the eat gene encoding ethanolamine permease, encoding MNQESKGNEQQLKKTLGPFMLWGLGVGYVISGNYFGWNLGLAEGGTLGAGIAIFFIIIMYITFTFSYTEMACAIPKAGGAFSYAERGLGKHLGFLAGMSQNIEFIFAPPAIASAIGAYFGIFFPELDALLIGIVAYLIFTGLNIVGLQVAATFELFITIIAVLGLLFFAGVTLPAFRVENLQINALPNGYMGIVAAIPFAIWFFLAIEGVANVAEETINPQKNILKGFGFALLTLVILCVLTFMAAVGVGGWEAIVYPDDSGVASDSPLPLAMGLVTGDNQIYFHLLAFIALFGLVASFNGIILAAGRTTFEFGRVGYAPKAIGAVNKKFKTPVNALIFNMIIGIIALFTGKTGEIITIAVFGALSLYILSMLAFLKLRKNEPELDRPFKVPYYPLFPMVALIIASLSLIAMIIYNFNLALLFFAMLLGAYLFFVLFLNKTKTS